The following are encoded together in the Myxococcaceae bacterium JPH2 genome:
- a CDS encoding sigma-70 family RNA polymerase sigma factor — MAPHAWSRDSVGALLTELLPRVRTRVRGLLRRDTEVDDVTQEALVAIYRGLPSYRGDGALVAWADQVVRRVSFAASRRARLERSRLDEEALAEVAAPSLDDTREDCLWRQRVDALLERLPGEQRRVLVMHHVHGMSVPELAGVLCVPFETVRSRLRLGRAHLRALVAREGVPGGVHRLPNAEARRRTGGDPNSRVPSSLRQGPWS, encoded by the coding sequence ATGGCCCCGCATGCGTGGTCGCGTGACTCGGTGGGAGCGCTCCTCACGGAGCTGTTGCCGCGAGTCCGCACGCGGGTGCGCGGGCTGCTCCGGCGAGACACCGAGGTGGACGACGTCACGCAAGAGGCCCTCGTCGCCATCTACCGAGGGTTGCCCAGCTACCGAGGCGATGGGGCGCTCGTCGCCTGGGCGGACCAGGTGGTGCGGCGCGTGAGCTTCGCGGCCTCCCGTCGCGCGCGGCTGGAGCGCTCGCGCCTCGACGAGGAGGCGCTGGCCGAGGTGGCCGCGCCGAGCCTCGACGACACCCGCGAGGACTGTCTCTGGCGTCAGCGCGTGGATGCGCTGCTGGAGCGGCTTCCGGGTGAGCAGCGCCGCGTGCTGGTCATGCATCACGTGCATGGCATGAGCGTGCCGGAGCTGGCGGGCGTGCTCTGCGTTCCGTTCGAGACGGTGCGCAGCCGGCTGCGGCTCGGGCGAGCGCACCTGCGCGCGCTGGTGGCGCGAGAGGGTGTGCCAGGCGGCGTGCATCGGCTGCCGAACGCGGAGGCGCGCCGGCGGACGGGTGGTGACCCGAACTCGCGGGTGCCTTCCTCTTTGAGACAGGGCCCCTGGTCCTGA